A DNA window from Pseudorasbora parva isolate DD20220531a chromosome 19, ASM2467924v1, whole genome shotgun sequence contains the following coding sequences:
- the LOC137048359 gene encoding uncharacterized protein: protein MESGSSTITPSRTARNLGVVIDDQLNFTDHITATARSCRFALYNIRKIRPFLSEQAAQLLVQALVLSRLDYCNALLAGLPACTIKPLQLIQNAAARVVFNEPKRAHVTPLFIKLHWLPMAARIKFKALVIAYKTTSGSAPIYLNSLVQTYTPSRSLRSASERRLVVPSQRGMKSLSRTFSWTVPTWWNDLPISIRAAESVAILKKHLKTHLFHLHLTNTE from the exons atggagag tggttcatcgaccataactccatcaaggacagcaagaaaccttggagttgtgattgatgaccagttaaacttcactgaccacattactgcaacagcccggtcctgcagatttgctttatacaacattagaaagattagacccttcctatcagaacaggctgcacaactcctggttcaagctcttgttctctccagactggattattgtaatgctcttctggctgggcttccagcatgcactatcaaacccttgcagctgatccagaatgcagcggcgagagtggtctttaatgagccgaagagagcgcatgttacgcctctcttcatcaaactgcactggttgccaatggctgctcgcatcaaattcaaggcactagttatcgcctacaaaacaacctctggctctgcaccaatatacctaaattcacttgttcagacttacacaccctccagaagcttgcgttctgcgagcgagcggcgcctcgtggttccatcccaaagaggcatgaaatcgctctcacggacattttcctggaccgttcccacctggtggaatgacctgccgatctcaattcgtgctgccgagtctgtagccattcttaaaaaacatcttaagacacatcttttccatttgcacttgaccaatacagaatag